A window of the Brachybacterium avium genome harbors these coding sequences:
- a CDS encoding ParB/RepB/Spo0J family partition protein, giving the protein MTTTDTTRTLVHVDPASIVLDTNVRTDARLDKDFVASIRDHGVMQPVVGYRDQDGAVHVLQGQRRTLAAVETQREIIPVYLAETPDEAGRIITQMVENDQRTGFTDAERADGYEQLSLLGLTAAQIAKRTHSRKESVQQGLAARQSQTARDHLASGFTIEQAAVLAEFDDDEEAVESLVAATQRGTFDHTASRLRQKREAARAVAAETDRLTAEGTTVLDQAPWDYYYDGRGPAAPLRALGIDEEQHATCPGRAVIVVATWAGEAQTEEVCTDWKANGHENRQAVAGTSGPLDEDEKAERRRVIENNKEWRAATEVRRDWLCTLAQRKSAPKDAAVTLARLLAQAPSRVQDGMNDRKGITAEILGEQWRTSAPASSARASVYALTIALAGIEVIYADVHTWRNMTDTDLDYLAVLVAWGYTPCDLEQGLLDARADQ; this is encoded by the coding sequence ATGACCACCACCGACACCACGCGCACGCTCGTGCACGTCGACCCCGCCAGCATCGTGCTGGACACCAACGTCCGCACTGACGCCCGCCTCGACAAGGACTTCGTCGCCTCCATCCGCGACCACGGCGTCATGCAGCCCGTCGTCGGCTACCGCGACCAGGACGGAGCCGTGCACGTCCTGCAGGGGCAGCGCCGCACCCTCGCCGCCGTCGAGACCCAGCGCGAGATCATCCCCGTCTACCTCGCCGAGACCCCGGACGAGGCCGGACGGATCATCACGCAGATGGTCGAGAACGACCAGCGCACCGGCTTCACCGACGCCGAGCGCGCCGACGGCTACGAGCAGCTGTCCCTGCTCGGCCTCACCGCCGCCCAGATCGCCAAGCGCACCCACAGCCGCAAGGAGAGCGTCCAGCAGGGCCTCGCCGCGCGCCAGAGCCAGACCGCCCGTGATCACCTCGCTTCCGGCTTCACCATCGAGCAGGCCGCAGTCCTCGCCGAGTTCGACGACGACGAGGAGGCCGTCGAGTCTCTCGTCGCGGCCACCCAGCGCGGCACTTTCGACCACACCGCCTCCCGCCTGCGCCAGAAGCGCGAGGCAGCCCGAGCGGTCGCCGCAGAGACCGACCGTCTGACCGCCGAGGGCACCACCGTCCTCGACCAGGCCCCGTGGGACTACTACTACGACGGTCGCGGACCCGCCGCCCCGCTCCGCGCCCTCGGCATCGACGAGGAGCAGCACGCGACCTGCCCCGGCCGCGCCGTCATCGTCGTCGCCACCTGGGCGGGCGAAGCCCAGACGGAGGAGGTCTGCACCGACTGGAAGGCCAACGGGCACGAGAACCGCCAGGCCGTCGCCGGGACCAGCGGCCCCCTCGACGAGGACGAGAAGGCCGAGCGCCGCCGCGTCATCGAGAACAACAAGGAGTGGCGCGCGGCCACCGAGGTGCGCCGCGACTGGCTGTGCACCCTCGCCCAGCGCAAGAGCGCCCCGAAGGACGCCGCGGTCACCCTGGCACGACTCCTCGCCCAGGCCCCCAGCCGCGTCCAGGACGGCATGAACGACCGCAAGGGCATCACCGCCGAGATCCTCGGGGAGCAGTGGAGGACCAGCGCCCCGGCCAGCAGTGCCCGCGCCAGCGTCTACGCCCTCACCATCGCCCTCGCAGGCATCGAGGTCATCTACGCCGACGTGCACACCTGGCGGAACATGACCGACACCGACCTCGACTACCTCGCCGTTCTCGTCGCCTGGGGCTACACCCCCTGCGACCTCGAACAGGGCCTGCTCGACGCCCGCGCCGACCAGTGA
- a CDS encoding DNA-processing protein DprA — MTDQTLTIHGRQVTARGNLDLIIAPGRVLITGSRASTSYGETVAHSAAEMLSQRGAILIASTAYGIDAAAVRAARPDRTVLVQAAGLNRSYPRGNAHLAQHVQDQGGLLLSVATDPDAAPTRWDLLDAAALRGAIAHHALFVEGAHRSTAYGASLTCPSVWAVPGPLTSAASAFPLRLLREGARLWTEDPADADLIATANNTTHPYRGEHSNLLNHRLHRAA; from the coding sequence ATGACCGACCAGACCCTCACCATCCACGGCCGCCAGGTCACCGCTCGAGGCAACCTCGACCTCATCATCGCCCCCGGCCGCGTCCTCATCACCGGCAGCCGCGCCAGCACCTCCTACGGCGAGACCGTGGCCCACAGCGCCGCCGAGATGCTCAGCCAGCGCGGAGCGATCCTCATCGCCAGCACCGCCTACGGCATCGACGCCGCCGCCGTCCGCGCCGCCCGCCCGGACCGCACCGTCCTCGTCCAGGCCGCTGGGCTGAACCGCTCCTACCCGCGCGGCAACGCCCACCTCGCCCAGCACGTGCAGGACCAGGGAGGCCTCCTCCTCTCCGTCGCCACCGACCCCGACGCCGCCCCCACCCGCTGGGACCTGCTCGACGCCGCCGCCCTCCGCGGAGCGATCGCCCACCACGCCCTGTTCGTCGAGGGAGCGCACCGCAGCACCGCCTACGGAGCATCCCTCACCTGCCCCTCCGTCTGGGCCGTGCCCGGACCGCTCACCAGCGCCGCCAGCGCCTTCCCGCTCCGCCTCCTGCGCGAGGGCGCCCGACTCTGGACCGAAGACCCCGCCGACGCCGACCTCATCGCCACCGCCAACAACACCACCCACCCCTACCGAGGCGAGCACTCCAACCTCCTCAACCACCGACTCCACCGCGCCGCATGA
- a CDS encoding thermonuclease family protein has product MATAPLPRRALPALIALAALAGACAPTAPPPPTSDTAVVDYVLDGDTIEVAGPDGDRHRVRLLGINTPETPHDGEPGQCGGEAATEQLRALLPEGTPVQLISDPETDDEDRYGRLLRYVELEDGTDTGATLITAGYAYAWAPSSEPAPARTADYEAATATARDAGAGSWSACPDLDQSK; this is encoded by the coding sequence ATGGCCACCGCCCCGCTCCCACGCCGAGCACTGCCCGCACTCATCGCCCTCGCCGCTCTCGCCGGCGCCTGCGCGCCTACCGCACCCCCTCCGCCGACGTCGGATACCGCCGTCGTCGACTACGTCCTCGACGGCGACACCATCGAAGTAGCAGGCCCCGACGGCGACCGGCACCGAGTACGCCTCCTCGGCATCAACACCCCAGAGACCCCGCACGACGGCGAACCCGGCCAGTGCGGGGGAGAAGCCGCCACCGAGCAGCTGCGCGCACTGCTCCCCGAAGGCACCCCCGTGCAGCTCATCAGCGACCCCGAAACCGACGACGAAGACCGCTACGGCCGCCTCCTGCGCTACGTCGAGCTCGAGGACGGCACCGACACCGGCGCCACCCTCATCACCGCCGGCTACGCCTACGCCTGGGCACCCTCGAGCGAACCCGCACCAGCGCGCACGGCAGACTACGAGGCAGCCACCGCCACAGCCCGCGACGCCGGTGCCGGCTCATGGAGCGCCTGCCCCGACCTCGACCAGAGCAAGTGA